The genomic region GGGTTTCATGCCTAACTCTTGCTGTATGATTCTCAGTCGAGAGGTGGCGAGTTGAGAGTGGCGAAAATGTCCGACAATTTTCCTTCCAATAGCCACACAGTCAGAGATGCTCCTCTGGCTTAACACTCCGTTATGCACTGCTAGCTGCAGCGTATGAGCCATGCAGCCCAGGCTTTTAACGCCGCACTCGTCCATTGCCTTCTGCATATTCCGAGCATTGTCGCGAAGCACAACATGCacattgtcttttttaattttccacTGAGCAAACATGGAGTCAAATGCGCTAGCGATGGCAGCCCCAGTATGCGATCCTGCAAACTCTTGTGCATGCAAAACAGCTCTCTTCATTTCAAAGTTTTCATCAATCCACTGAGCAGTAAGGCTCAACATACTCATCTGACTTACGTCCGAACTCCATATATCCGTAGTGAAACTAATGTCAGTCACATTGTCCAACAATTTGTGGATATGCGTGGCCACGACTTCGTGcaaagcagggagggaaacgtCGGAAAAGTAGCGCCGACTTGGAAGGCTGTAGCGGGGTTCAATATGCTCCATCAACCGCCGAAATCCTCTGTCCTCCACTATGGAAAATGGCTGGTCGTCAAGAGCAATCATTTCCATTACCTTATTCGTTATTGACCTGGCTTTTGCGCTGTCCTTGGCAAATTTCTTGGTTTGGTCGAGTACTTGCTGTATAGGGCTCCCAACTgcggctgctgctgttgtttttgcctTCTGGCTAACGTTGGCAGCGTTAGCTTCCTGCCATTGTTTGTGAACTTCTGGATGGCGGTTTTTCAAGTGACATATTAAATTTGTTGTGTTGAATGACTTGACGCGGCATCCCCCTCGCATTACCTCGACTTTGCAAGTGTTGCATACTGCTTTTCGAGTATCTTCAATCGACACCGTAAAAAACGACCACACCGCTGACATTTTTTCTTCGTTTTAGTTTCACCCCCCACAATTCCGTGTTGCAGTGTCACTGTCACATG from Notolabrus celidotus isolate fNotCel1 chromosome 11, fNotCel1.pri, whole genome shotgun sequence harbors:
- the LOC117821208 gene encoding zinc finger BED domain-containing protein 4-like, yielding MSAVWSFFTVSIEDTRKAVCNTCKVEVMRGGCRVKSFNTTNLICHLKNRHPEVHKQWQEANAANVSQKAKTTAAAAVGSPIQQVLDQTKKFAKDSAKARSITNKVMEMIALDDQPFSIVEDRGFRRLMEHIEPRYSLPSRRYFSDVSLPALHEVVATHIHKLLDNVTDISFTTDIWSSDVSQMSMLSLTAQWIDENFEMKRAVLHAQEFAGSHTGAAIASAFDSMFAQWKIKKDNVHVVLRDNARNMQKAMDECGVKSLGCMAHTLQLAVHNGVLSQRSISDCVAIGRKIVGHFRHSQLATSRLRIIQQELGMKPKMLQQDVTTRWNSTFYMMKSLLDQKRALGVYGADHELPACFSAYQWGLVENMTTLLTPFEQLTREISSHLATAADVIPSVVALKRLLSKTADTDSGVCTAKSTLLEAVNERFGSAFSEPLYYLATILDPRYKDRYFDTVTKQAAVNMLQKQVDKMTHSDRTTETPDTEEPQEKKIRTSDEGGKSLLDMYDEILEENLIMEQHAGLTSRTSVQVHGYLSEAPIPRNESPLKYWKSNLSRFPALAKAACKYLSAPCTSVDSERLFSAASHIVDEKRNRIQCEKAEMLLFVKKNLPLLMKEA